Proteins co-encoded in one Marmota flaviventris isolate mMarFla1 chromosome 9, mMarFla1.hap1, whole genome shotgun sequence genomic window:
- the Rasgrp2 gene encoding RAS guanyl-releasing protein 2 isoform X1: MAGTLDLDKGCTVEELLRGCIEAFDDSGKVRDPQLVRMFLMMHPWYIPSSQLAAKLLHIYQQSRKDNSNSLQVKTCHLVRYWISAFPAEFDLNPELAEQIKELKALLDQEGNRRHSSLIDIESVPTYKWKRQVTQRNPVGQKKRKMSLLFDHLEPLELAEHLTYLEYRSFCKILFQDYHSFVTHGCTVDNPVLERFISLFNSVSQWVQLMVLSKPTAPQRALVITHFVHVAEKLLQLQNFNTLMAVVGGLSHSSISRLKETHNHVGPETIKLWEGLTELVTATGNYGNYRRRLAACVGFRFPILGVHLKDLVALQLALPDWLDSARTRLNGAKMKQLFSILEELAMVTSLRPPVQANPDLLSLLTVSLDQYQTEDELYQLSLQREPRSKSSPTSPTSCTPPPRPPVLEEWTSAAKPKLDQALVVEHIEKMVESVFRNFDVDGDGHISQEEFQIIRGNFPYLSAFGDLDQNQDGCISREEMVSYFLRSSSVLGGRMGFVHNFQESNSLRPVACRHCKALILGIYKQGLKCRACGVNCHKQCKDRLSVECRRRAQSVSLEGSALSPSPTHTHHRAFSFSLPRPGRRGSRPPEIREEEVQAVEDGVFDIHL; the protein is encoded by the exons ATGGCGGGCACCCTGGACCTCGACAAGGGCTGCACAGTGGAGGAGCTGCTCCGCGGCTGCATCGAAGCCTTTG ATGACTCCGGGAAGGTGCGGGACCCGCAGCTGGTACGCATGTTCCTCATGATGCACCCCTGGTACATCCCCTCCTCTCAGCTGGCTGCAAAACTACTCCACAT CTACCAACAATCCCGGAAGGACAACTCCAATTCACTGCAGGTGAAAACTTGCCATCTGGTCAG GTACTGGATCTCAGCCTTCCCAGCAGAGTTCGACTTGAACCCAGAGTTGGCTGAGCAGATCAAGGAGCTGAAGGCTCTGCTAGACCAAGAGGGAAACAGGCGGCACAGCAGCCTCATCGACATCGAGAGCGT CCCCACCTACAAGTGGAAGCGGCAGGTGACCCAGCGGAACCCCGTGGGACAGAAAAAGCGCAAGATGTCCCTGTTGTTCGACCACCTGGAGCCCCTGGAGCTGGCGGAGCACCTCACCTACTTGGAGTATCGCTCCTTCTGCAAGATCCTG TTCCAGGACTACCACAGTTTCGTGACTCATGGCTGCACCGTGGACAACCCCGTCCTAGAGCGATTCATCTCCCTCTTCAACAGTGTCTCGCAGTGGGTGCAGCTTATGGTCCTCAGCAAGCCCACAGCTCCTCAGCGGGCGCTGGTCATCACACATTTCGTCCACGTGGCTGAG AAGCTGCTCCAGCTGCAGAACTTCAACACTCTGATGGCAGTGGTTGGGGGCCTGAGCCACAGTTCCATCTCCCGCCTCAAGGAGACCCACAATCACGTTGGCCCTGAAACCATCAAG CTCTGGGAAGGTCTGACGGAACTAGTGACAGCTACAGGCAACTATGGTAACTACCGGCGCCGGCTGGCAGCCTGCGTGGGCTTCCGCTTCCCCATCCTGGGCGTCCACCTCAAGGACCTGGTGGCCCTGCAGCTGGCACTGCCTGACTGGCTGGACTCTGCTCGGACCCGGCTCAATGGGGCCAAGATGAAACAGCTTTTCAGCATCCTGGAGGAGCTGGCCATGGTGACCAGCCTGCGGCCTCCCGTGCAGGCCAACCCTGACTTGCTGAGCTTGCTCACG GTATCTCTGGATCAGTATCAGACGGAGGATGAGCTGTACCAGCTGTCTCTGCAGCGGGAACCACGCTCCAAGTCCTCG CCAACTAGCCCTACCAGCTGCACCCCACCTCCCCGGCCCCCAGTGCTAGAGGAGTGGACTTCGGCCGCCAAGCCCAAACTGGACCAGGCCCTTGTGGTGGAGCACATAGAGAAGATGGTGGAG TCTGTGTTCCGGAACTTTGATGTCGACGGGGACGGCCACATCTCACAAGAAGAGTTCCAGATCATCCGCGGCAACTTCCCTTACCTCAGCGCCTTTGGGGACCTGGACCAGAACCA GGATGGCTGCATTAGCCGGGAGGAGATGGTCTCCTACTTCCTGCGCTCCAGCTCGGTGCTAGGAGGCCGCATGGGCTTCGTACACAACTTCCAGGAAAGCAACTCGTTGCGCCCTGTCGCCTGCCGCCACTGCAAAGCCCTG ATCCTGGGCATCTACAAGCAGGGCCTCAAATGTCGAG CTTGTGGGGTGAACTGCCACAAGCAGTGCAAGGACCGCCTGTCGGTGGAGTGCCGTCGCAGGGCCCAGAGTGTGAGCCTGGAGGGCTCTgcactctccccctcccccacgcACACCCACCACCGGGCCTTCAGCTTCTCCCTGCCTCGCCCTGGAAGGCGTGGTTCCCGGCCCCCAG AGATCCGAGAGGAGGAGGTGCAGGCCGTGGAGGATGGCGTGTTTGACATCCACCTGTAA
- the Rasgrp2 gene encoding RAS guanyl-releasing protein 2 isoform X2, whose translation MAGTLDLDKGCTVEELLRGCIEAFDDSGKVRDPQLVRMFLMMHPWYIPSSQLAAKLLHIYQQSRKDNSNSLQVKTCHLVRYWISAFPAEFDLNPELAEQIKELKALLDQEGNRRHSSLIDIESVPTYKWKRQVTQRNPVGQKKRKMSLLFDHLEPLELAEHLTYLEYRSFCKILFQDYHSFVTHGCTVDNPVLERFISLFNSVSQWVQLMVLSKPTAPQRALVITHFVHVAEKLLQLQNFNTLMAVVGGLSHSSISRLKETHNHVGPETIKLWEGLTELVTATGNYGNYRRRLAACVGFRFPILGVHLKDLVALQLALPDWLDSARTRLNGAKMKQLFSILEELAMVTSLRPPVQANPDLLSLLTVSLDQYQTEDELYQLSLQREPRSKSSPTSPTSCTPPPRPPVLEEWTSAAKPKLDQALVVEHIEKMVESVFRNFDVDGDGHISQEEFQIIRGNFPYLSAFGDLDQNQDGCISREEMVSYFLRSSSVLGGRMGFVHNFQESNSLRPVACRHCKALVSPPAPQLRPSPALPVGPAPARAVQSLPSGRPHL comes from the exons ATGGCGGGCACCCTGGACCTCGACAAGGGCTGCACAGTGGAGGAGCTGCTCCGCGGCTGCATCGAAGCCTTTG ATGACTCCGGGAAGGTGCGGGACCCGCAGCTGGTACGCATGTTCCTCATGATGCACCCCTGGTACATCCCCTCCTCTCAGCTGGCTGCAAAACTACTCCACAT CTACCAACAATCCCGGAAGGACAACTCCAATTCACTGCAGGTGAAAACTTGCCATCTGGTCAG GTACTGGATCTCAGCCTTCCCAGCAGAGTTCGACTTGAACCCAGAGTTGGCTGAGCAGATCAAGGAGCTGAAGGCTCTGCTAGACCAAGAGGGAAACAGGCGGCACAGCAGCCTCATCGACATCGAGAGCGT CCCCACCTACAAGTGGAAGCGGCAGGTGACCCAGCGGAACCCCGTGGGACAGAAAAAGCGCAAGATGTCCCTGTTGTTCGACCACCTGGAGCCCCTGGAGCTGGCGGAGCACCTCACCTACTTGGAGTATCGCTCCTTCTGCAAGATCCTG TTCCAGGACTACCACAGTTTCGTGACTCATGGCTGCACCGTGGACAACCCCGTCCTAGAGCGATTCATCTCCCTCTTCAACAGTGTCTCGCAGTGGGTGCAGCTTATGGTCCTCAGCAAGCCCACAGCTCCTCAGCGGGCGCTGGTCATCACACATTTCGTCCACGTGGCTGAG AAGCTGCTCCAGCTGCAGAACTTCAACACTCTGATGGCAGTGGTTGGGGGCCTGAGCCACAGTTCCATCTCCCGCCTCAAGGAGACCCACAATCACGTTGGCCCTGAAACCATCAAG CTCTGGGAAGGTCTGACGGAACTAGTGACAGCTACAGGCAACTATGGTAACTACCGGCGCCGGCTGGCAGCCTGCGTGGGCTTCCGCTTCCCCATCCTGGGCGTCCACCTCAAGGACCTGGTGGCCCTGCAGCTGGCACTGCCTGACTGGCTGGACTCTGCTCGGACCCGGCTCAATGGGGCCAAGATGAAACAGCTTTTCAGCATCCTGGAGGAGCTGGCCATGGTGACCAGCCTGCGGCCTCCCGTGCAGGCCAACCCTGACTTGCTGAGCTTGCTCACG GTATCTCTGGATCAGTATCAGACGGAGGATGAGCTGTACCAGCTGTCTCTGCAGCGGGAACCACGCTCCAAGTCCTCG CCAACTAGCCCTACCAGCTGCACCCCACCTCCCCGGCCCCCAGTGCTAGAGGAGTGGACTTCGGCCGCCAAGCCCAAACTGGACCAGGCCCTTGTGGTGGAGCACATAGAGAAGATGGTGGAG TCTGTGTTCCGGAACTTTGATGTCGACGGGGACGGCCACATCTCACAAGAAGAGTTCCAGATCATCCGCGGCAACTTCCCTTACCTCAGCGCCTTTGGGGACCTGGACCAGAACCA GGATGGCTGCATTAGCCGGGAGGAGATGGTCTCCTACTTCCTGCGCTCCAGCTCGGTGCTAGGAGGCCGCATGGGCTTCGTACACAACTTCCAGGAAAGCAACTCGTTGCGCCCTGTCGCCTGCCGCCACTGCAAAGCCCTGGTGAGCCCCCCAGCTCCCCAACTCCGCCCAAGCCCCGCCCTCCCTGTCGGCCCCGCCCCTGCCAGAGCCGTCCAG TCCCTGCCCTCGGGAAGACCTCACCTCTAA
- the Rasgrp2 gene encoding RAS guanyl-releasing protein 2 isoform X3, protein MSLLFDHLEPLELAEHLTYLEYRSFCKILFQDYHSFVTHGCTVDNPVLERFISLFNSVSQWVQLMVLSKPTAPQRALVITHFVHVAEKLLQLQNFNTLMAVVGGLSHSSISRLKETHNHVGPETIKLWEGLTELVTATGNYGNYRRRLAACVGFRFPILGVHLKDLVALQLALPDWLDSARTRLNGAKMKQLFSILEELAMVTSLRPPVQANPDLLSLLTVSLDQYQTEDELYQLSLQREPRSKSSPTSPTSCTPPPRPPVLEEWTSAAKPKLDQALVVEHIEKMVESVFRNFDVDGDGHISQEEFQIIRGNFPYLSAFGDLDQNQDGCISREEMVSYFLRSSSVLGGRMGFVHNFQESNSLRPVACRHCKALILGIYKQGLKCRACGVNCHKQCKDRLSVECRRRAQSVSLEGSALSPSPTHTHHRAFSFSLPRPGRRGSRPPEIREEEVQAVEDGVFDIHL, encoded by the exons ATGTCCCTGTTGTTCGACCACCTGGAGCCCCTGGAGCTGGCGGAGCACCTCACCTACTTGGAGTATCGCTCCTTCTGCAAGATCCTG TTCCAGGACTACCACAGTTTCGTGACTCATGGCTGCACCGTGGACAACCCCGTCCTAGAGCGATTCATCTCCCTCTTCAACAGTGTCTCGCAGTGGGTGCAGCTTATGGTCCTCAGCAAGCCCACAGCTCCTCAGCGGGCGCTGGTCATCACACATTTCGTCCACGTGGCTGAG AAGCTGCTCCAGCTGCAGAACTTCAACACTCTGATGGCAGTGGTTGGGGGCCTGAGCCACAGTTCCATCTCCCGCCTCAAGGAGACCCACAATCACGTTGGCCCTGAAACCATCAAG CTCTGGGAAGGTCTGACGGAACTAGTGACAGCTACAGGCAACTATGGTAACTACCGGCGCCGGCTGGCAGCCTGCGTGGGCTTCCGCTTCCCCATCCTGGGCGTCCACCTCAAGGACCTGGTGGCCCTGCAGCTGGCACTGCCTGACTGGCTGGACTCTGCTCGGACCCGGCTCAATGGGGCCAAGATGAAACAGCTTTTCAGCATCCTGGAGGAGCTGGCCATGGTGACCAGCCTGCGGCCTCCCGTGCAGGCCAACCCTGACTTGCTGAGCTTGCTCACG GTATCTCTGGATCAGTATCAGACGGAGGATGAGCTGTACCAGCTGTCTCTGCAGCGGGAACCACGCTCCAAGTCCTCG CCAACTAGCCCTACCAGCTGCACCCCACCTCCCCGGCCCCCAGTGCTAGAGGAGTGGACTTCGGCCGCCAAGCCCAAACTGGACCAGGCCCTTGTGGTGGAGCACATAGAGAAGATGGTGGAG TCTGTGTTCCGGAACTTTGATGTCGACGGGGACGGCCACATCTCACAAGAAGAGTTCCAGATCATCCGCGGCAACTTCCCTTACCTCAGCGCCTTTGGGGACCTGGACCAGAACCA GGATGGCTGCATTAGCCGGGAGGAGATGGTCTCCTACTTCCTGCGCTCCAGCTCGGTGCTAGGAGGCCGCATGGGCTTCGTACACAACTTCCAGGAAAGCAACTCGTTGCGCCCTGTCGCCTGCCGCCACTGCAAAGCCCTG ATCCTGGGCATCTACAAGCAGGGCCTCAAATGTCGAG CTTGTGGGGTGAACTGCCACAAGCAGTGCAAGGACCGCCTGTCGGTGGAGTGCCGTCGCAGGGCCCAGAGTGTGAGCCTGGAGGGCTCTgcactctccccctcccccacgcACACCCACCACCGGGCCTTCAGCTTCTCCCTGCCTCGCCCTGGAAGGCGTGGTTCCCGGCCCCCAG AGATCCGAGAGGAGGAGGTGCAGGCCGTGGAGGATGGCGTGTTTGACATCCACCTGTAA